TTTACAGAGAGCTACCACAGTCCATCACTGTAatgctgctctgtttttttatgaaaactaactaatcaaatattaatatttgtgtGGTAGAAGGGCAGGTTGAATAGAATATCTGTTTAAAAGGGATTCTAGTCCAGTGAATATAGTCTCCGGTGTTGTTTGTGTGccattttcatctgcagagaCGGCAAGCTGCTTgttattttggtctttttccCTGTTGCATTGTGTTCTGCATTCCAGGTTCTTGGAGGAGTGTTGCATATCCTCCACAACAACTGGTGTCATCTGGAGATGTGTGTTGACTCCTGGCCTACATTCAGCACTGCCATTTGTTACCGTCAAAACCAGGTATAGCACACAGGGGCATGGATAACTTATAGGCTTCTCTCCAGCGTGTCCTGTTGATGTCTGTATCTGCCTGTGAAgcatttcagcagcagcagcagcagcagcagcagcagcagctcggGGGTGATTCCTGACATGTGCACTGTCTTTACCAGGAACCCGGAAACTCTGAGACGTCTGCAGGTTGATGAGAGAGTCGTAAACTGGAGGAAGGGACTCATATTCAGAGGTGACTTCCTTTTCTTAACAGATGTATTAGAGTATTTGTTCAGATGCACCATGCAGATATTTTACCAGTAATGTGTTGCCTATAATTTCtgattttctcatatttttttctttttctttttttttttttttttttttttttttacagtgcatgtCTAGTTATATGTCCATTTCTATGAATGTAACTGCCAAGTATCATTTATTATTAGTGCCTGATTATAAGTATTTGGAAATTTAACATCTTTCATTCACTGAAGTGATGAGCAAAATACTTGAActaaaatgtggaaaatactGAATTCTTATATTTAATCATGCATTTTCCAGACATATTTGAGCTTGCTAATGATAGATGTATCGTCACTTATAAAAAACGTCCACGTGCAGACATTTTTTCTAGTCTGTCTCTCCAATAATGGCTTAATTTACTGTATGCGTCAAGTGAATGTAACACATTAGGCATAGTTTTAATATCAGTGCCAATACAATGATATATTCTAAGCAATTATTGTCTACTATAAGTCTTGCACTTGCACTTTTAAGCAACTACAGGATGTCATTTTTGCTATTCAGGCAGTTCTGTAATATGTCATTTTGTTTGCTAATGAAATGTTGCTTTTGTGTCTCTGCAAGGTGTACCAGGCTCACACTGTCATGTCATTAAAGAACTCGCCTCTCTCAGTGGACTCAATATCAAGGAATATGGGGGTTATAATACCTTCATCCACCACAGCCCAAAAATGTGGACTGGCATCAGTGAGTTTCTGAAATATATTCACAACTTCAAACCGAAGCagttacattgtttttttttttgcaacgtATTAGTCTGattagaaaatataatttatatttcattgatTTATGTTCATAATTGCTGTTCACATTTTCTCTGCTGACCAGGAAGCTGTTACAGCTGCCAATTTCCACTCTGGATGAGTCCCATGCTGAGCTCGTGGACAGACACTTGGCTTACGGAGGAAGCCAGGAGAGCCTCAACCACGTGAGAGCCTGTATCCGCCATCTGCCAAACCACTGTGTGACGGATGAGAAGGGCCGGCCCGTGTCCTGGATGCTGTCTGATGAGCTGTGTGAGCTGAGGATGGCTTACACCCTCCCGGAGTACAGACGGACCGGTCACCTCCTGGCTCTATCGCTGGCTCTGATGCGCAGGATGAGCTCCGCGGGTCTGCCCGTCTACTGTCACGTCAACCGTCAGAACCAGGCCACCATCAACTCTGTGACCGCACTCGGCTTCCTTGCTTGTCCCAGTATGGAGAAGATGTCAGTGCTGCTCATATGCAAGGACAAAGTCTGAGTAAGCGAAACTAATGACAATAAAGTATGTTGGATGATTGAAACCACACTGgaaaaattaagttttattgTAAAAGTGGAAAATATAACAATTCGTCTCCTCTTTCTATCATTTCTGTTACCTTACATAACT
This window of the Thunnus albacares chromosome 5, fThuAlb1.1, whole genome shotgun sequence genome carries:
- the LOC122982269 gene encoding glycine N-acyltransferase-like protein 2 — its product is MDSLDTQIMESSLTISWKLLQLPISTLDESHAELVDRHLAYGGSQESLNHVRACIRHLPNHCVTDEKGRPVSWMLSDELCELRMAYTLPEYRRTGHLLALSLALMRRMSSAGLPVYCHVNRQNQATINSVTALGFLACPSMEKMSVLLICKDKV